A part of Nitrospinaceae bacterium genomic DNA contains:
- a CDS encoding DMT family transporter has translation MLESLHPNLVSFIAAIFVAIAQMMYRLALTRLSPAITALMLNIFTAIFAVGLYLIGEGAKAWPLAALLWFALVGVFGNAGGRYLSLLGVNLIGLSRNQVMVQTVLIWSSLQGIFFLGEQMTIGIAIGTLAIMCGAILLLYDRKAEKIRAPLLYYFIPVFASFLFSLTFVFRKYGIVLLPSIPIGVAISTGSGALLMAAIMPFTKKGATKRWDPRGMLIIFLGTMVNFVATIFFWSAIQRGEIVQVIPINRLSVLIVIFLSWFFVQKQEVVTWRIALGGAVSVVGAFAVVWGK, from the coding sequence TTGCTCGAATCTCTACATCCCAACCTCGTTTCCTTCATCGCCGCGATATTCGTAGCGATTGCCCAGATGATGTACCGTCTGGCCTTGACTCGACTGAGCCCCGCCATCACGGCTTTGATGCTGAATATCTTCACGGCTATCTTCGCGGTTGGGCTCTATCTAATCGGGGAAGGGGCAAAAGCATGGCCTTTGGCCGCCCTACTCTGGTTTGCCCTTGTTGGCGTGTTTGGAAATGCAGGGGGGCGTTACTTAAGCCTTCTGGGTGTGAACCTAATAGGTCTTTCACGAAATCAGGTGATGGTACAAACAGTCCTGATTTGGTCTTCTCTACAGGGTATTTTTTTCCTCGGGGAACAAATGACAATAGGGATTGCCATCGGCACCCTAGCCATTATGTGTGGCGCAATCTTACTTCTCTATGATCGAAAGGCTGAAAAGATTCGTGCGCCCCTCTTGTATTACTTCATTCCCGTGTTCGCGTCTTTTCTTTTTTCTTTGACATTCGTTTTCCGAAAATATGGCATTGTCTTGCTCCCCTCAATCCCAATTGGGGTTGCCATATCTACCGGCTCGGGGGCTTTGCTAATGGCCGCCATAATGCCCTTCACCAAAAAAGGTGCCACCAAGCGCTGGGACCCTCGAGGTATGCTCATCATCTTCCTCGGAACGATGGTCAACTTCGTTGCCACAATCTTCTTCTGGTCCGCTATTCAAAGAGGCGAAATCGTTCAGGTAATTCCTATCAACCGCCTGTCGGTTCTTATTGTAATCTTCCTCTCCTGGTTCTTCGTGCAAAAACAAGAAGTCGTCACTTGGCGTATCGCCTTAGGAGGTGCCGTCTCCGTAGTGGGTGCTTTTGCGGTCGTGTGGGGGAAATGA
- a CDS encoding dihydrodipicolinate synthase family protein → MKVLVMSVSNPWRGLFPATVLPCREDFSIDEEDLRILIRFLMGVRGVSGLACNGHAGDAWALTREERDLVTQIHVEEAGGQILVIAGVSGLCTRDYVEQMGDAKASGAAAVLVLPPPLFRGVSNRGPDEPVAFIRSLAEAVDIPIVLFQHMIGQGNNYSAETMARLAEIEAVVAVKDAVGDYRLYEKDLIALLGAKRRISILNSSDVLLFPCGALGHNDGSLISLGTLMPHWMVELIEAFWRDDLSAARAVNDRVHPVVNMFYNTPGVNNAAFIKEALHMLGVLSRPCVIRPPHRTFDERDRAAIRSVLDESGLTEFYKTI, encoded by the coding sequence TTGAAGGTGCTAGTCATGTCGGTCTCGAATCCTTGGCGGGGTCTGTTTCCCGCCACAGTTCTTCCATGTCGCGAAGATTTTAGTATAGACGAGGAAGATCTCCGCATCCTAATCCGTTTCCTGATGGGGGTTCGCGGGGTCTCGGGGCTTGCCTGCAACGGCCACGCCGGGGACGCGTGGGCTCTCACGCGTGAGGAGCGTGACCTGGTGACACAGATTCACGTGGAGGAGGCGGGCGGGCAGATACTAGTCATCGCCGGGGTGTCCGGGCTCTGTACCCGCGATTATGTCGAACAGATGGGGGACGCAAAGGCCTCTGGTGCGGCGGCGGTGCTTGTCCTGCCACCTCCGTTGTTTCGAGGTGTTAGTAATCGGGGTCCCGATGAACCGGTCGCATTCATTCGCTCCCTAGCGGAGGCAGTTGATATCCCCATCGTTTTATTCCAGCACATGATCGGCCAAGGGAACAATTATAGTGCGGAGACCATGGCCCGGCTCGCCGAAATAGAGGCCGTAGTGGCGGTGAAAGACGCTGTGGGAGATTATCGACTCTACGAGAAAGATCTTATCGCTCTGCTTGGAGCTAAGCGGCGAATCTCGATCTTGAATTCCTCGGATGTGTTGCTCTTCCCTTGTGGCGCATTGGGGCACAACGATGGTTCTCTCATCAGCTTGGGTACCTTAATGCCGCACTGGATGGTGGAGTTGATCGAAGCCTTCTGGCGCGACGACCTATCTGCTGCGCGTGCGGTTAATGACCGAGTCCATCCTGTGGTGAACATGTTCTATAACACCCCTGGAGTGAACAACGCCGCGTTCATAAAGGAGGCGCTCCATATGCTGGGTGTTCTCTCCCGGCCCTGTGTCATCAGGCCGCCGCACAGGACGTTTGACGAACGAGATCGCGCAGCCATTCGAAGTGTACTGGATGAGTCTGGGCTCACTGAGTTCTACAAGACGATTTGA
- a CDS encoding SMP-30/gluconolactonase/LRE family protein, whose product MGIEIRDDRFLEIVNENAKVDQLLTGFLFTEGLAWHPYERHLTFSDIRGDEMFRWHPDDSERKGELNSYRKPSSKANGSTYDLEGRLLTCEHVSSRVVREEHDGSLTTIASHYGDKEINSPNDIIVKSNGRIYFTDPPSGRTSRSGVERPQDLDFQGFFRVDPDGKNITLLDYEGYIVPNGLCFSLDESKLFVNDTRRDHIRVYDVTPEEKVTGGEVWAKTTPGPEGVEGYPDGMKIDSMGNLYCTGPGGIHVFTPDATCMGVIRTPEKPSNMTWGGHDMQTLFMSAFTSIYHTRVKIPGRKLF is encoded by the coding sequence GTGGGTATTGAAATCAGGGATGATCGTTTTTTGGAGATCGTCAATGAAAACGCAAAGGTTGATCAACTCCTGACAGGATTCTTATTCACCGAAGGTCTGGCTTGGCATCCATACGAACGACACCTCACATTTTCAGATATCCGGGGAGATGAAATGTTCAGGTGGCACCCGGATGACTCGGAACGAAAAGGAGAGCTCAACAGCTACAGGAAACCTTCGAGCAAGGCAAATGGAAGCACTTACGATCTCGAAGGCCGTCTTCTCACTTGCGAGCACGTAAGCAGCCGGGTCGTTCGCGAGGAACACGATGGGTCCCTAACCACCATCGCTAGCCATTACGGGGACAAAGAGATTAACAGCCCAAATGACATCATCGTCAAAAGCAACGGTCGCATCTACTTCACCGATCCCCCATCTGGGCGCACCTCCCGCTCGGGGGTCGAGCGACCACAGGATCTCGATTTCCAAGGTTTCTTCCGAGTAGACCCGGACGGAAAAAATATTACTCTCCTGGACTACGAAGGCTACATCGTGCCCAACGGGCTGTGTTTTTCGCTAGATGAATCGAAACTTTTTGTTAACGACACCAGACGCGATCATATCCGCGTCTACGATGTTACACCTGAAGAAAAGGTAACTGGCGGTGAAGTCTGGGCAAAAACAACACCTGGCCCAGAAGGTGTGGAAGGCTATCCCGACGGCATGAAAATCGACAGCATGGGGAACCTTTATTGCACAGGTCCCGGTGGTATTCATGTTTTCACTCCCGATGCTACTTGCATGGGAGTCATCAGAACACCGGAGAAGCCTAGCAATATGACTTGGGGTGGACACGACATGCAGACACTTTTCATGTCTGCCTTCACGTCCATTTACCACACTCGGGTAAAAATTCCGGGACGGAAATTATTTTAA
- a CDS encoding isocitrate lyase/PEP mutase family protein yields the protein MTSTPARIKFQELISGSKFIPSLGVWDPYTARVAESMGIECVHLGGYQMGAALVTSEPLMTQTEVANITRYVTAAVKIPVVVDVGAGFGEPLHVMRMTREMEGTGAACLQIEDQIFPKRAHYHKGIEHTVSTEEFIAKIKAVVAARTDPSMAILARTDVMRTKGYKEGVECANLCLQAGADMIMCAPNTLKEAENTPKDIEGPVFYINSEGNRFGRPVFTAKEFQELGYRMASYPTALLCPITQEMKRVISNLVENGDTGLPQDKMIGWRDEIEEIIGLDELYKIESDTVESGDMSAPT from the coding sequence ATGACAAGCACTCCAGCACGTATAAAATTCCAAGAACTTATTTCCGGCTCAAAATTCATTCCCTCCCTAGGCGTTTGGGATCCTTACACTGCGAGAGTAGCCGAATCAATGGGGATTGAATGCGTACATTTGGGCGGATACCAGATGGGCGCCGCCCTGGTAACGAGCGAGCCCCTAATGACACAGACAGAGGTAGCGAATATTACCCGCTATGTGACTGCCGCCGTAAAAATCCCCGTCGTGGTTGATGTGGGTGCTGGCTTTGGGGAGCCGCTTCACGTCATGCGGATGACAAGGGAAATGGAAGGGACGGGAGCCGCTTGCCTTCAGATAGAGGACCAGATTTTTCCTAAGCGTGCCCACTATCATAAAGGCATCGAACATACCGTCTCCACCGAGGAATTTATCGCTAAAATCAAGGCGGTCGTAGCTGCCCGCACAGATCCAAGTATGGCGATTCTTGCTCGAACTGATGTCATGCGAACGAAAGGCTACAAAGAGGGTGTGGAATGCGCGAATCTGTGCCTTCAGGCAGGCGCCGACATGATAATGTGCGCCCCGAACACCTTGAAGGAGGCTGAGAACACACCGAAGGACATTGAAGGGCCTGTCTTTTATATCAACAGCGAGGGCAATCGGTTTGGAAGGCCTGTTTTCACAGCGAAGGAATTCCAAGAACTCGGCTACAGAATGGCCAGCTACCCAACGGCCTTGCTATGCCCCATCACACAAGAGATGAAACGCGTGATATCAAATCTTGTCGAGAATGGAGATACCGGTCTACCCCAGGATAAAATGATCGGCTGGCGGGACGAGATTGAAGAAATCATCGGCCTCGACGAACTCTATAAAATCGAAAGCGATACTGTGGAATCCGGGGACATGAGTGCACCGACATAA
- a CDS encoding LLM class flavin-dependent oxidoreductase, giving the protein MGITLGIRLAPIHPPQKLAEAAAECERAGFDAAWVTDTPLIAGRWGDPYVCLALMAEKTKNLRVGTGVTNPYMRHFPAVAAAGASLHDLSGGRFILGIGAGNSAARALGFSQGKLGRLRDFTRSLRTLFKEGACTFDGMVQELYPPRPVPVHVAAMGPKTIEFAGAEADGVIFNVGASVKTLGWAMEILRKGAKKAGRDISEIEVIAAVHSAAGQDRATSIRNVRPLIGLFYHLAPHVLEIAGFPIEAAKKTSPTNVYPDITHALDPDEASRATEFIPDEVVEELALIGTPDEWTNRLVMMEKLGINHVQIRGPESYSMPDPEISYCRDEIIPRLRQER; this is encoded by the coding sequence ATGGGAATCACTCTTGGTATTCGTCTCGCACCCATCCACCCCCCTCAAAAATTGGCTGAGGCTGCAGCTGAGTGCGAGCGGGCCGGATTTGATGCAGCGTGGGTCACCGATACACCGCTTATCGCAGGGCGCTGGGGCGACCCCTATGTCTGTCTCGCATTGATGGCAGAAAAAACAAAAAATCTGAGAGTTGGGACCGGCGTAACCAATCCTTACATGAGACATTTCCCCGCCGTAGCGGCGGCTGGAGCAAGTTTGCACGATCTTTCTGGTGGTCGTTTTATTCTTGGAATCGGCGCGGGCAATTCTGCCGCCAGGGCACTAGGATTTTCCCAGGGAAAACTTGGTCGGCTCCGGGATTTCACTCGGTCTCTCAGAACCCTTTTTAAAGAGGGTGCATGTACGTTCGATGGCATGGTTCAAGAGCTCTACCCTCCCCGACCGGTTCCCGTTCATGTCGCGGCCATGGGACCAAAAACCATCGAATTTGCCGGGGCTGAGGCTGACGGTGTTATTTTCAACGTCGGAGCAAGCGTTAAGACCCTTGGATGGGCGATGGAAATCCTTCGGAAAGGCGCCAAGAAAGCAGGGCGAGATATTTCAGAAATTGAGGTTATTGCTGCGGTACACAGCGCAGCCGGACAGGATCGGGCAACATCGATTCGTAACGTGCGCCCTTTGATTGGTCTTTTTTATCATCTCGCACCTCACGTTCTAGAAATTGCGGGTTTCCCCATTGAAGCCGCGAAAAAAACCAGCCCGACCAATGTCTATCCTGATATCACTCATGCGCTGGATCCGGATGAAGCGAGTCGGGCCACCGAGTTCATTCCCGACGAAGTGGTTGAAGAGCTTGCCTTGATAGGCACGCCAGACGAGTGGACAAATCGCCTTGTGATGATGGAAAAATTGGGAATTAACCACGTACAAATACGGGGGCCAGAGTCTTACTCTATGCCTGACCCGGAAATTTCCTATTGCCGCGATGAGATCATTCCTCGTCTTCGTCAGGAACGATAA
- a CDS encoding CocE/NonD family hydrolase, translating into MGANSQNSDPERLRHIHPAVWPQWPFDEPPKVREQSAPIYNIQADTNLRIPMLDGVRLAADVYRPRAAGQKFPALLAISPYTKDLQITDVPIAQNEAGITEFWVPRGYVHIIVDSRGTNDSGGKFDNRGPIEQQDFIELIDWAASQPWCNGSVGMVGCSYFSLVMLLAAIHQPEPLKAIFPYDAWTDKYRHLYYPGGIPQTGYMWMWFSAMSNLHFSSGRSKDLSGLQEMMRDGLGFEQPFDGEHHWTVSPQPHIDKIKIPTYFGSDWSFYWDHLPGAFAGWEGVGDIPKRMLIGPKPHPWRPFAAYHMESLRWYDHWLKGMDTGVMDGPPIQLYIEGENRWRGEAEWPPARAEWKKFFLGGSSGGLEGSLSENGGAQVERTYVNDPMNNEWRYGNPRLVYRTEPMSSPMELTGPLSMHLVARSSIEDTDWIVTLLDESPSGETRILTRGCLRASHRELDEEKSRPGRPWHPHTRSVPLTPNQEEVFEIEIVPTGNLFQPGHRIRLEIASCASAVDRVAYLDTLPIRAENTVIEGGGGSYLLASVIPR; encoded by the coding sequence ATGGGTGCAAACTCTCAAAACTCAGATCCGGAGCGCTTACGGCATATTCACCCGGCTGTATGGCCTCAATGGCCGTTTGACGAGCCGCCAAAAGTTAGAGAGCAATCTGCACCTATTTACAATATCCAGGCGGACACTAATCTGCGTATCCCTATGCTCGACGGGGTTCGTCTTGCTGCGGATGTCTATCGTCCAAGAGCGGCGGGCCAAAAATTTCCGGCGCTTTTGGCGATCTCACCCTACACAAAAGATCTTCAAATAACTGACGTGCCTATTGCCCAAAATGAAGCGGGCATTACCGAGTTCTGGGTACCCAGAGGGTATGTCCATATTATTGTCGATTCTCGGGGAACAAACGATTCAGGGGGAAAATTTGATAATCGTGGGCCTATCGAGCAGCAGGATTTTATTGAGTTGATTGATTGGGCGGCCTCGCAGCCCTGGTGTAACGGATCTGTAGGGATGGTGGGATGCTCCTACTTTTCTCTCGTCATGCTTTTGGCCGCCATCCATCAGCCTGAGCCCCTAAAAGCGATTTTTCCATATGACGCCTGGACAGATAAATACCGACACCTCTACTACCCAGGCGGAATTCCCCAAACCGGCTATATGTGGATGTGGTTCTCGGCAATGAGTAATCTCCATTTCAGTAGTGGGCGCTCGAAAGATTTGTCTGGTCTGCAAGAGATGATGCGGGATGGTCTCGGTTTTGAGCAGCCCTTTGACGGGGAGCATCATTGGACAGTTTCTCCTCAGCCTCACATCGATAAAATTAAAATTCCTACTTACTTTGGTTCCGACTGGTCTTTTTATTGGGATCATTTGCCGGGTGCATTTGCCGGTTGGGAAGGGGTGGGTGATATCCCGAAGCGAATGCTCATCGGGCCCAAGCCTCATCCTTGGCGGCCTTTTGCGGCCTATCACATGGAGTCTCTTCGCTGGTATGACCATTGGTTGAAGGGAATGGACACGGGTGTCATGGACGGCCCACCAATTCAACTTTATATTGAGGGCGAGAATCGCTGGCGCGGTGAGGCCGAATGGCCGCCGGCGCGGGCGGAGTGGAAAAAATTCTTCCTTGGGGGTAGCTCTGGAGGACTTGAGGGAAGCCTTTCGGAAAACGGTGGCGCCCAAGTTGAGCGAACCTATGTCAACGATCCCATGAACAATGAGTGGCGCTACGGGAATCCTCGCCTCGTTTACCGGACCGAGCCCATGTCTTCGCCAATGGAGTTGACCGGGCCTCTATCCATGCACCTCGTGGCAAGGTCGAGCATTGAGGACACCGACTGGATCGTGACGTTGCTTGATGAATCACCGAGCGGTGAGACTAGAATTTTAACCAGGGGTTGCCTACGTGCCTCGCACCGCGAACTGGACGAAGAAAAATCGCGGCCCGGCAGACCATGGCATCCGCACACCCGTTCGGTTCCTCTTACGCCGAATCAAGAGGAAGTTTTTGAGATCGAGATAGTGCCCACAGGCAATCTATTCCAGCCTGGCCACCGGATTCGGTTGGAGATTGCAAGCTGTGCCTCGGCGGTGGACCGCGTAGCTTATCTGGATACTTTGCCGATTAGGGCAGAGAACACTGTAATTGAAGGAGGAGGAGGATCGTATCTCCTCGCCTCAGTCATACCCAGATAA